Proteins encoded within one genomic window of Guyparkeria hydrothermalis:
- the acnB gene encoding bifunctional aconitate hydratase 2/2-methylisocitrate dehydratase, with protein MLEAYREHKAERAEQDIPPLALNAEQTAELIELIKNPPADVDGDELKYLLSQRVPPGVDKAAYVKAAFLADLAKGEANSPLLDRHEAVELLGTMMGGYNVDPLIELLDDETVGEDAVKALSKLVMVYDAFRDVEDKHREGSKNAGRVLESWANAEWFKAKPKLEEEIEVIVLKVPGETNTDDLSPAQEAWSRPDIPLHACSMLQSKMPEALDTIKKLKESGHKIAYVGDVVGTGSSRKSAINSVQWHIGRDIPHVPNKRTGGVVLGSKIAPIFFNTAEDSGALPIECDVDQMETGDVLTIRPYAGEVLKNGEVISTFKMRPSTLPDEVRAGGRIPLIVGRGLTGKARETLKMEPSDEFLRAEQPEDTGKGFTLAQKMVGRACGVEGVRPGTYCEPKMATVGSQDTTGAMTRDELKELACLGFSADLVMQSFCHTAAYPRPVDVALQHELPEFISTRGGVSLRAGDGVIHSWLNRMILPDTVGTGGDSHTRFPLGISFPAGSGLVAFAAALGVMPLDMPESVLVRFKGEMQPGITLRDLVNAIPYKAIQNGQLTVEKKGKQNVFNGRVLEIEGLPDLKVEQAFEFADASAERSANGCTVRLGPEPIKEFLKSNITLLEWMISQGYEDKRTLGRRIEAMQEWLDNPELLEPDADAEYAEIIEIDLNEIKEPLLACPNDPDDIKPLSEVAGDEVQEVFIGSCMTNIGHYRAAGKVLESYGGSVPTRLWIAPPTRMDQHQLTEEGYYNVFGRAGARVEMPGCSLCMGNQARVADGATVMSTSTRNFPNRMGKDARVYLGSAELSAVTAILGKLPSVEEYQEHVAHLATMSADIYRYLNFNEIEEYQEEATKGLQMLKDIPVVTA; from the coding sequence ATGCTTGAAGCCTATCGCGAACACAAGGCCGAACGTGCCGAGCAGGACATTCCCCCGCTGGCGCTGAACGCCGAGCAGACAGCCGAGCTGATCGAGCTGATCAAGAACCCGCCGGCCGATGTCGACGGCGACGAGCTCAAGTACCTGCTCTCCCAGCGTGTCCCGCCGGGTGTGGACAAGGCCGCCTACGTCAAGGCCGCTTTCCTCGCCGATCTGGCCAAGGGCGAAGCGAATTCGCCGCTGCTCGACCGTCACGAGGCGGTCGAACTGCTCGGCACCATGATGGGTGGCTATAACGTCGACCCGCTGATCGAGTTGCTCGACGACGAGACGGTCGGTGAGGACGCGGTCAAGGCGCTCTCGAAGCTGGTGATGGTCTACGACGCCTTCCGCGACGTCGAGGACAAGCACCGCGAGGGCAGCAAGAACGCCGGTCGCGTGCTCGAGTCCTGGGCCAACGCCGAGTGGTTCAAGGCCAAGCCCAAGCTCGAGGAAGAGATCGAGGTGATCGTCCTCAAGGTGCCGGGCGAGACCAACACCGACGATCTATCCCCGGCCCAGGAGGCCTGGAGTCGTCCGGACATCCCGTTGCACGCCTGCTCGATGCTGCAGTCGAAGATGCCCGAGGCACTCGACACCATCAAGAAACTGAAGGAGTCCGGCCACAAGATCGCCTACGTCGGCGACGTGGTCGGCACCGGTTCGTCGCGCAAGTCGGCGATCAACTCGGTGCAGTGGCACATCGGTCGCGACATCCCGCACGTGCCCAACAAGCGCACCGGCGGCGTGGTCCTGGGCAGCAAGATCGCCCCGATCTTCTTCAACACCGCCGAGGATTCCGGCGCGCTGCCGATCGAGTGCGACGTCGACCAGATGGAAACCGGTGACGTGCTCACCATCCGTCCCTACGCGGGCGAGGTGCTCAAGAACGGCGAGGTGATCTCGACGTTCAAGATGCGCCCGAGCACGCTGCCCGACGAGGTGCGCGCCGGCGGCCGCATCCCGCTGATCGTCGGCCGCGGCCTGACCGGCAAGGCACGCGAGACGCTCAAGATGGAGCCGTCCGACGAATTCCTGCGCGCCGAGCAGCCGGAAGACACCGGCAAGGGCTTCACGCTCGCGCAGAAGATGGTCGGTCGCGCCTGTGGCGTCGAGGGCGTCCGTCCGGGCACCTACTGCGAGCCGAAGATGGCCACCGTTGGCAGTCAGGACACCACCGGGGCGATGACCCGCGACGAGCTCAAGGAGCTGGCCTGCCTGGGCTTCTCCGCGGATCTGGTCATGCAGTCGTTCTGCCACACCGCGGCCTACCCGCGTCCGGTGGACGTGGCTCTGCAGCACGAGCTGCCGGAGTTCATCTCCACCCGCGGCGGCGTTTCGCTACGCGCCGGTGACGGGGTGATCCACTCCTGGCTCAACCGCATGATCCTGCCGGATACCGTCGGCACCGGCGGCGATTCGCACACCCGCTTCCCGCTGGGCATCTCCTTCCCGGCCGGCTCCGGCCTGGTCGCATTCGCCGCCGCACTGGGTGTGATGCCGCTGGACATGCCGGAATCCGTGCTGGTGCGCTTCAAGGGCGAGATGCAGCCGGGCATTACGCTGCGTGATCTGGTCAACGCGATCCCATACAAGGCGATCCAGAACGGCCAGCTGACCGTCGAGAAGAAGGGCAAGCAGAACGTCTTCAACGGCCGCGTGCTCGAGATCGAGGGCCTGCCGGACCTGAAGGTCGAGCAGGCGTTCGAGTTCGCCGACGCCTCGGCCGAGCGCTCGGCCAACGGCTGTACCGTCCGCCTCGGTCCCGAGCCGATCAAGGAGTTCCTCAAGAGCAACATTACGCTGCTCGAGTGGATGATCAGCCAGGGCTACGAGGACAAGCGCACCTTGGGTCGCCGCATCGAGGCGATGCAGGAATGGCTCGACAACCCCGAGCTGCTCGAGCCGGACGCCGACGCCGAGTACGCCGAGATCATCGAGATCGATCTCAACGAGATCAAGGAGCCGCTGCTCGCCTGCCCGAACGATCCGGACGACATCAAGCCGCTCTCCGAGGTTGCCGGCGACGAGGTCCAGGAAGTGTTCATCGGCTCGTGCATGACCAACATCGGTCACTACCGCGCCGCGGGCAAGGTGCTCGAGTCTTACGGCGGCTCGGTGCCGACCCGCCTGTGGATCGCGCCGCCGACCCGCATGGACCAGCACCAGCTCACCGAGGAGGGTTACTACAACGTCTTCGGTCGCGCCGGTGCCCGGGTCGAGATGCCGGGCTGCTCTCTGTGCATGGGCAACCAGGCGCGCGTCGCCGACGGGGCGACCGTCATGTCGACCTCGACGCGCAACTTCCCCAACCGCATGGGCAAGGATGCGCGCGTCTACCTCGGCTCGGCCGAGCTGTCCGCGGTCACCGCGATCCTCGGCAAGCTGCCGTCGGTCGAGGAGTACCAGGAGCACGTCGCGCACCTGGCCACGATGTCGGCGGACATCTACCGCTACCTCAACTTCAACGAGATCGAGGAGTACCAGGAAGAGGCCACCAAGGGGCTGCAGATGCTCAAGGACATCCCCGTGGTCACCGCCTGA
- a CDS encoding NUDIX domain-containing protein yields the protein MRFDLLANETLYSGFFSLQRYRLRFEYFDGSWSEPIEREIFERGHAVAVLPFDPERGEVVLIEQFRPGALEAPTGPWLAEIVAGMIEPGESAEDVARRESDEEAGLAIDELYPLTRYWVSPGGCTESIYLFLARVDTSRIDRDGDGLVDGRFGLDHEHEDIRVRVVPIEQAVADVEGGRIVAAAPVIALLWLDRLRLAGRL from the coding sequence ATGCGTTTCGACCTTCTGGCCAATGAGACCCTCTATAGCGGTTTTTTCTCCCTGCAACGCTACCGGCTGCGCTTCGAGTACTTCGACGGTAGCTGGTCGGAGCCGATCGAACGCGAGATCTTCGAGCGCGGTCACGCCGTTGCGGTGCTGCCGTTCGATCCCGAGCGCGGCGAGGTGGTGCTGATCGAGCAGTTCCGCCCCGGCGCGCTGGAAGCGCCCACCGGGCCCTGGCTGGCCGAGATCGTCGCCGGCATGATCGAGCCGGGCGAATCGGCCGAGGATGTGGCCCGGCGCGAGTCAGACGAGGAAGCGGGGCTGGCCATCGACGAGCTCTATCCGCTCACCCGCTACTGGGTCAGCCCCGGCGGCTGTACCGAGAGCATCTATCTCTTCCTGGCGCGGGTGGACACCTCGCGGATCGATCGCGATGGTGACGGCCTGGTCGACGGCCGGTTCGGCCTGGATCACGAACACGAGGACATCCGGGTGCGGGTGGTGCCGATCGAGCAGGCGGTCGCCGACGTCGAAGGCGGACGGATCGTCGCCGCCGCCCCGGTGATCGCGCTGCTGTGGCTCGACCGGCTGCGGCTTGCCGGCAGGCTTTGA